A DNA window from Caulobacter mirabilis contains the following coding sequences:
- a CDS encoding TetR/AcrR family transcriptional regulator gives MTTATASPAPGTRQPRGRARRAAVLEAARRLFAKQGFKGASLAAIAQEAGLTDAGLLYHFPTKSDLLLAVIAEGDREQDEALEKVREAQGLPLLERMAEFGADLEADPILTALDVTLSAENLAADSEINRYFVDRYQRFRDMLTTAFEEARRAGDLIGDFDPAVEAANMTAVLDGLRLQWLLSDGAVSMADGMRAYVGGVIARLAPRA, from the coding sequence ATGACGACCGCCACCGCTTCGCCGGCTCCCGGAACCCGCCAACCCCGCGGTCGAGCGCGCCGCGCCGCCGTTCTGGAAGCCGCGCGGCGGCTGTTCGCCAAACAGGGGTTCAAGGGCGCCAGCCTGGCCGCGATCGCCCAGGAGGCGGGGCTGACGGACGCCGGGCTGCTCTATCATTTCCCGACCAAGAGCGACCTGCTGCTGGCGGTGATCGCCGAGGGCGACCGCGAACAGGACGAGGCCCTGGAGAAGGTGCGCGAGGCGCAGGGGCTGCCGCTGCTGGAGCGGATGGCCGAGTTCGGCGCCGACCTGGAGGCCGACCCGATCCTCACCGCGCTGGACGTGACCCTGTCGGCCGAAAACCTGGCGGCAGACTCCGAGATCAACCGCTACTTCGTCGACCGCTACCAGCGGTTCCGGGACATGCTGACGACGGCGTTCGAGGAGGCTCGCCGCGCCGGCGACCTGATCGGCGACTTCGACCCGGCGGTCGAGGCCGCCAACATGACCGCGGTGCTGGACGGCCTGCGGCTGCAGTGGCTGCTCAGCGACGGCGCGGTCTCGATGGCGGACGGCATGCGCGCCTATGTCGGCGGCGTCATCGCCCGGCTGGCGCCCCGCGCCTGA
- a CDS encoding TonB-dependent receptor, with the protein MRGLLLSGAAFAALACGATATAQEVVLEEVVVTAQKRTENLQDVPIAVSAVGAERVEQLHATRLADLTAVAPNFSVEKANGTVYIRGVGGGGRNIGFGGRAGVYLDGVYIGQAAALSQSLLDIEHVEVLRGPQGHLFGRNTVSGAANIITRAPAAEFGGEVTLGAGNLEYRSLGLRADLPIVEDKVLAKLSVGLEKRDGYTRNLFDNNRVIGSLDSQSYRGAVRLLPNEKVTVDVSADYMRDKSFRGGPESVSSLTGAGLVDPLAPNAYEVNTNTPRFKHVETGGGAVNVNYEQDDGSTITSITAYRTSKSAVQADNDYTPIDFLHTLYEDEFRQLSQELRIASSDESRLRYVAGVFLLSEEADTKRVAAWGAAAVGLGLGLAPNSSTPSSAGIRTTSYALFGSLDYDLTERLTVNLGGRYTIEQRKLRYDLDGSNSGLVGIATLKGFKDEDEENRFSPSIGVTFKANDDLNLYAKYSTGFKSGGWNVDFLNRNQVKDLNGDGRADFAFDTETVQSYEIGAKAELFERRVRLNAAVFAADYDDYQINRFVQFPGGITVIQLSNAAKVETKGVEVSFEAAPIRNLLLTLDAAYMDATFDDFKGGGPGGADASGNELPFSPKWSGTASAQYRFDLPSLGSELTLFGQYAYRAKTYAGQENQDNQRLGERKLLNARATFTHLGTGLSVSVWGSNITDQDYLTNRTADFLGTKFVERGEPQTYGLEVTARF; encoded by the coding sequence ATGCGTGGACTTCTGCTGAGCGGCGCGGCGTTCGCCGCCTTGGCCTGCGGCGCGACCGCGACGGCCCAGGAGGTGGTGCTGGAGGAGGTCGTGGTCACGGCCCAGAAGCGCACCGAAAACCTGCAGGACGTGCCGATTGCGGTCAGCGCCGTCGGCGCCGAGCGGGTCGAGCAACTGCACGCCACCCGGCTGGCCGACCTGACGGCGGTGGCCCCGAACTTCAGCGTCGAGAAGGCCAACGGCACGGTCTACATCCGCGGCGTCGGCGGCGGCGGCCGCAACATCGGCTTCGGCGGGCGGGCCGGCGTCTACCTCGACGGCGTCTACATCGGCCAGGCCGCGGCGCTGAGCCAGTCGCTGCTCGACATCGAGCACGTCGAGGTTCTGCGCGGGCCGCAGGGGCATCTGTTCGGCCGCAACACCGTCTCGGGCGCGGCCAACATCATCACCCGCGCCCCGGCCGCCGAGTTCGGCGGCGAGGTCACTCTGGGCGCAGGCAACCTTGAGTACCGCAGCCTAGGCCTGCGCGCCGACCTGCCGATCGTGGAGGACAAAGTGCTGGCCAAGCTGTCGGTCGGGCTGGAGAAGCGCGACGGCTACACCCGCAACCTGTTCGACAACAACCGCGTCATCGGCTCGCTGGACTCCCAGTCCTATCGCGGCGCCGTCCGCCTGCTGCCGAACGAGAAGGTCACGGTCGATGTCAGCGCCGACTACATGCGCGACAAGTCCTTCCGCGGCGGCCCCGAGTCCGTGTCCAGCCTGACCGGCGCCGGCCTGGTCGACCCGCTGGCGCCCAACGCCTATGAGGTCAACACCAACACCCCGCGCTTCAAGCATGTCGAGACCGGCGGCGGGGCGGTGAACGTCAACTACGAGCAGGACGACGGCTCGACGATCACCTCGATCACTGCCTACCGGACCAGCAAGAGCGCGGTCCAGGCGGACAACGACTACACGCCGATCGACTTCCTCCACACCCTGTACGAGGACGAGTTCCGCCAACTGTCGCAGGAGCTGAGGATCGCCTCGTCGGACGAGAGCCGCCTGCGCTACGTCGCCGGCGTCTTCCTGCTGTCCGAAGAGGCCGACACCAAGCGGGTCGCGGCCTGGGGCGCGGCGGCGGTCGGCCTCGGACTTGGCCTCGCGCCCAACTCCTCGACCCCGTCGTCGGCCGGCATCCGCACGACCTCCTACGCCCTGTTCGGCTCGCTGGACTACGACCTGACCGAGCGCCTGACCGTGAACCTGGGCGGCCGCTACACGATCGAGCAGCGCAAGCTGCGCTACGACCTGGACGGCTCCAACAGCGGCCTGGTCGGCATTGCGACGCTGAAGGGCTTCAAGGACGAGGACGAGGAGAACCGCTTCAGCCCCAGCATCGGCGTCACCTTCAAGGCGAACGACGACCTGAACCTGTACGCCAAGTACTCGACCGGCTTCAAAAGCGGCGGCTGGAACGTCGACTTCCTGAACAGGAACCAGGTCAAGGACCTGAACGGCGACGGCCGCGCCGACTTCGCCTTCGACACCGAGACGGTGCAGTCCTACGAGATCGGGGCCAAGGCCGAGCTGTTCGAGCGCCGCGTACGCCTGAACGCCGCCGTCTTCGCCGCCGACTACGACGACTACCAGATCAACCGCTTCGTCCAGTTCCCGGGCGGCATCACGGTGATCCAGCTGTCCAACGCCGCCAAGGTCGAGACCAAGGGCGTCGAGGTCAGCTTCGAGGCCGCGCCGATCCGCAACCTGCTGCTCACCCTGGACGCGGCCTACATGGACGCGACCTTCGACGACTTCAAAGGCGGCGGCCCGGGCGGCGCGGACGCCAGCGGCAACGAACTGCCGTTCTCGCCGAAATGGTCCGGCACGGCTTCGGCCCAGTACCGGTTCGACCTGCCCTCGCTGGGCTCCGAGCTGACTCTGTTCGGCCAGTACGCCTACCGCGCCAAGACCTACGCCGGCCAGGAGAACCAGGACAACCAGCGGCTGGGCGAGCGCAAGCTGCTCAATGCGCGGGCGACCTTCACCCATCTGGGCACAGGCTTGTCGGTCAGCGTCTGGGGGTCGAACATCACCGACCAGGACTACCTGACCAACCGCACCGCCGACTTCCTGGGCACCAAGTTCGTCGAGCGCGGCGAGCCGCAGACCTACGGCCTCGAGGTGACGGCCCGCTTCTAG
- a CDS encoding sulfatase family protein, translated as MGMRRRDLLLAAGAAALPGLATAASARRPNIVLIVADDLGWGDLGGYGARLIRTPRLDRMAREGARLTAAYASANICTPSRAGLLTGRYPIRTGLAWDVVRQSDTVGLPPSEITLAEMLKPDYATALVGKWHLGHVAPYWPPTVQGFDLFYGLPYSHDMKPLALYAAQAPGVELTREDVDSPRLTQRFFDRGLAFVETNRARPFFLMLALTAPHVPLEPNPDHPHRSPAGAYGDVVEEIDAGVGRLLDRLKTFGLDRDTLVIVTSDNGPWFEGSAGPWRERKGGSGWEGGFRVPFVARHPGVIPAGIVSDAPSMNIDLLPTLAAWTGSPLPAVTLDGRDISTMLKRRGAPSPHEALLLFDNEAIAGIRAGRWKYLVRSYYRTDDLPLDAYDYGLLFDMTLDPGETYNLAARHPEVLAGMKARLATARAEFGPLAKGPRTRRK; from the coding sequence ATGGGGATGCGCCGTCGCGACCTGCTTCTGGCGGCCGGGGCGGCGGCCCTGCCCGGCCTCGCCACCGCCGCGTCGGCGCGTCGCCCCAACATCGTCCTGATCGTCGCCGACGACCTGGGCTGGGGCGACCTGGGCGGTTATGGCGCCCGCCTGATCCGCACGCCCCGCCTGGATCGGATGGCTCGGGAGGGCGCGCGGCTGACCGCCGCCTACGCCAGCGCCAACATCTGCACCCCGTCGCGGGCCGGGCTGCTGACCGGCCGCTACCCGATCCGCACGGGCCTGGCCTGGGACGTGGTCCGGCAGAGCGACACGGTCGGCCTGCCGCCGTCCGAGATCACCCTGGCCGAGATGCTGAAGCCCGACTACGCGACGGCCCTGGTCGGCAAATGGCACCTGGGTCATGTCGCCCCCTACTGGCCGCCGACCGTCCAGGGCTTCGACCTGTTCTACGGCCTGCCCTACTCCCACGACATGAAACCGCTGGCGCTGTACGCGGCGCAGGCGCCGGGCGTGGAGCTGACCCGCGAGGACGTCGACTCCCCGCGCCTGACCCAGCGCTTCTTCGATCGCGGCCTGGCCTTCGTGGAGACCAACCGGGCCCGGCCCTTCTTCCTGATGCTGGCCCTGACCGCGCCGCACGTGCCGCTGGAGCCCAATCCGGACCACCCGCACCGCTCGCCGGCCGGCGCCTACGGGGACGTGGTCGAGGAGATCGACGCCGGCGTCGGGCGGCTGCTGGATCGGCTGAAAACCTTTGGCCTGGACCGCGACACCCTGGTCATCGTCACCTCCGACAACGGTCCCTGGTTCGAGGGCTCCGCCGGCCCCTGGCGCGAGCGCAAGGGCGGCTCGGGCTGGGAGGGCGGCTTCCGCGTCCCCTTCGTGGCGCGGCATCCCGGCGTGATCCCCGCGGGGATCGTCAGCGACGCCCCGAGCATGAACATCGACCTGCTGCCCACCCTGGCGGCCTGGACGGGATCGCCCCTGCCCGCCGTGACGCTGGATGGCCGGGACATCTCCACCATGCTCAAACGGCGCGGCGCGCCCTCGCCGCACGAGGCGCTGCTGCTGTTCGACAACGAGGCCATCGCCGGGATCCGCGCGGGGCGGTGGAAGTACCTGGTCCGATCCTACTACCGCACCGACGACCTGCCGCTGGACGCCTACGACTACGGCCTGCTGTTCGACATGACCCTGGACCCGGGCGAGACCTACAACCTCGCCGCCCGCCATCCCGAGGTTCTGGCCGGGATGAAGGCGCGCCTCGCCACGGCGCGGGCGGAATTTGGGCCGCTGGCCAAGGGGCCGCGGACGCGGAGGAAGTAG
- a CDS encoding Lrp/AsnC family transcriptional regulator — MDQIDLHLLTLLEGDARLSYADLAEATGLTKSPCWKRVQALEEQGVIRGYRTVVEPSALGLGAKGFVSVTVAFEQHDAFEKAAVRHPMILSCHATVGETDYLLQIMAKDLIALDAFLRGELWRLPGVQRFSTTIATREIKTDGSILACAARR; from the coding sequence ATGGACCAGATCGACCTGCATCTGCTGACCCTGCTCGAAGGCGACGCACGCCTGTCCTACGCCGACCTGGCCGAGGCCACCGGCCTGACCAAGTCGCCCTGCTGGAAGCGGGTCCAGGCGCTGGAGGAACAAGGGGTGATCCGCGGCTACCGCACCGTGGTCGAACCGTCGGCGCTGGGCCTGGGCGCCAAAGGCTTCGTCAGCGTGACGGTGGCGTTCGAACAGCACGACGCCTTCGAGAAGGCCGCCGTTCGGCATCCGATGATCCTGTCCTGCCACGCCACGGTCGGCGAGACCGACTATCTGCTGCAGATCATGGCCAAGGACCTGATCGCCCTGGACGCCTTCCTGCGCGGAGAACTGTGGCGGCTGCCCGGCGTGCAGCGGTTCTCGACCACCATCGCCACGCGCGAGATCAAGACCGACGGCTCGATCCTGGCCTGCGCCGCGCGCCGCTGA